In Lasioglossum baleicum chromosome 1, iyLasBale1, whole genome shotgun sequence, the genomic window AATAGTAAATATAGCAAGTAGTTCATTTAATTTGAAATCATACGTGcacgtttaaaaataaaatattttatttgttagaaattattaaccccttgccctacaatatcgtgtcagactcgtgatgatcTTCTGAAcatagagtctaataaatatataatatgtatgctattaatttctcttttaaaccgaaataaaaaaattctacTTTAGTTTTGACAACGTACAACTATTGGCTATTTCCAacgtttttaggaaattacgaactacaaaaaaattttaatcactgAGACCATAAAATAAATAGTAGAGCAAGGGGTTACAATAGTAATAGTACTTTGAAATAGTACTTTGTTCGAAGGAATTTCAAAATAGtgagacaattttatttatttttcctctTATTCGTAACGATCAAATATTATGTATTTCTGAAAGTATCAATGTACGGGTTGTATAAAAAGGAAGCGTAAAGCCGGTCCTACTTATGAACCGCCTTGTATATTTTTCGTTCTACAAGCATcacgaatagacagcggatctttatgcaaaataaagatttgccacttgaattgcaacaaaccggaatgacatagaaatttatcttctctcttaatatgttcaataggttgaaaatgatataaaaatattcttaaatttgtcTAATGTTtttcatgttttaaattacatctactcatttttgtcataagtgcataaaatccgctgtctaatcatgaaTAATGTGTACCTACGAGTatacattttttgctacgaaaatattctttatttttttaccgTTTTGTTTATCACGCGTACAATATGTGTGTAAGAAGTAGTATAAAAATAAGTTATTTACTCCATATCTTCCCAATCACAGAAATTCAAATCTTCCTCGTCGAGTACAAGCAACTCTTTCGTTTCATTCGTTGTTCCGCAAATATCTTGCAAAAGTTcgtttgtactttcatcggttTCAGTCTCTAGTGAAGTTTCTATGCCAGTTGCACTTTCAAACTTGGGACTACTTGTAAAGTAATCTAAGGTTTGCTGTTTTGTATGAAACCCGTGTTTCCTAATATTGACATCTTTAAGAGAGAAGTCTTGGTCGAGACCAACTTCGTTTAGCACGTTCATCTTTCTCTGAATTAAAGGCCACAAGTAGTCATCTGCCGTTTGTTTAGCGACTAAATACTGAATCAGAACGTCTTCGTTTTGACCGATTCTATGCACTCTATCCTCTGCTTGGCACAGTACCTGTATGTCAAAATATATAGTATTCATTTAAATGAAATAGCATCCTATTTGCACACTTTCATTAGCGAATAATAAAATACCCCAGGATTCCAGAATAGTTCAACAAAAACTACGAGTTGAGCAGCGGTTAACGTGATTCCTGCGTTTGCTGCTGTAATCGATAACACCGCAGCTAAAATATCCTCGCAATTCTGAAACTCGTCAACTTGGTGCTTTCTTTGCTCAGGTTTTGTATTTCCATCGATCCTCATATATCTAAAACCATCGATTAATTAGCTGCAAAGAACTATATAAATAGGATTTATATATTTACGTTCTGTATAATAGATTGAAAAACTGTTACTTTATATCCATAGATTCTGCAACTTCGCAAACAGCATTTAGAATATGTTGGTGGTGGGCGAAAATAAGGCATTTTCGTTTATCCTTGAATAATTTGGAAACGTAGTCGCTGAAACGTTAGAATTgttattgttatatttaataTCAATGTTGTAAAGAAAAACTGTTAGATACCATATAGCTTTCTCCTTAGCGAAACTGCTTTCGTTGTAATACTGCAAAAGAGTATGATGTCTTATCTTGCCACTCAAAGATGTACTTTGTAACTTTTTGGACATTTCTTGCATTTCTTTTGTACCGACTTTTATTAAGTCTGCATCCAATATAACAACTTCtctagaatttaattttttgatacaATCGATACGTACAAAAGTAAATATAACTAGACTTTAATTCTTACCTTTTCTTCGTTGGTAACGCATCCaatacatcattttttaatcttCGAATTACACAAGTGTGTTTCAACAATAATTGCAATTCTTGCATGTTCGACGATCCTGTGAAATCCCATCCGAAAGAAGATTTTTCTCCGGCGCAATAACGTATTCCGTAATCTTGATACCTATACAAAAATAAGAGATAGACTTTGCTTAAAATAAACCTATATCTCATTTgataaatattctatattacCCCATGAAATTTCGCATTATAAGATTTATTTGAGAATACAATTCTATCGGTCTTGACAGTGCTGGCGTTCCAGAAAGTAGAACAATGTGACCCGCGTGAGAAGCTACGCATTGCGCAGCTTTATATCTAGCCGTTTTAATACTTTTCAAGGCGTGAGATTCATCCTATAAACGAGTACAACTATTTTAGAAAATGTACTCTTCTTTCGTTACATGTAAAAATTCTTGGGAATCCCGATATTTTCGAGTTCTGGCACCCCTCTAGTAATCAGGTTCTCTTTTTATACATACCAGAATAACAAAACCAAAAGTTTTACGTtcaaatgtgtctattgctcgTACTAAGAGTTCATAAGACGTGATAACAATCTTGTGATCGTCGATAAAGTCTTTCGCGTTTGTAAAATGGTAAATGTAATGCGTAGGCACGGATGGTAGAAATGTGTATATTGCTTCTGCCCATTGATACCTAAATTTAAAAGCGCCAATTTACTAAGTACGCACacaaaagaaatataatttgtagAAATTAGTAGATGATCTACTTTCATACTGTACCTAACCGAGGATGGTACAACAATAAGAAGAGGCCAAtcttgtttgaaataatgtgcaATTCCTAATGCTTGAATGGTTTTCCCTAAACCCATATCATCGGCAACTAGACATCGACCACCTTTCGATATTCCATAACTAAACAAAGTGGGAGCAcagtataattatttatatattataattaattacaagTACAGTCTATTAACCTTTTGCGCtagaagctattttaactgcaacatcaaacatttcttccaaactagaatatttccattttatggatatgaaaccgatacaatacttaaatgtttagtaatttattaaatacaagCAAATTTAACAATGtcaatttttaatggaatagAACGAATAATAAGAATTACCATATCCCTTCGCGCTGAAAGGGCATCAGTTGACTCAATAAGTGGGAATCGATTTGCGATAAATCAATGTCTTTAGCATTGCTGTCTGAAATACCATTTTTCCTAAATACCTatcaacatatttttaaatgatattttgtGTTAATAGCTAGAGATGTGCGAGAATCTGGAAATGTTAGGACAGGTTGGAATTTGTCCTGACCCAACATTTTTGGGTTCTAGCACGTGTCTATCGATAGCTGCTGCGATACATTGTTAATATAATACCTGAAGAACCGTCTTTGGTAATCCTGTTATTTGTATATCCGTCTTAAacttaattagtttttccatCAAGTTTTCGTAATCCTTCAAGTTGAAATTCCATGCTTTAGTTTTTGCATCTGGAATTAATCGATAATAACATTATATACGATTCCTTGCGGTAATGTACAATTTCCTACATCGAATTAACGGCTTTAAATACATTACCATACGATCTGCTTGGAACTGTTTTGCATACTTCGATGATTGCTGGGAGATAGGATGACGTTTCTAGCATAAACCTGTCGTCGCTTACCATGCAACATTTTCCAGTTACACATACTTTCTGTCCGAAGAAACTTTTAGTTCCTATAGGACTAAAACGTTCGTTTCGTTGATTGAATTTTGTGTTACTCTTGAAAGAATTGTTCCCAAATTTTGCTTTAAAAGAGGcagctctgtcccctccatttTGAAACGGCTTAGATGTACCGAATGACTTATTTTCGTTATTAATTGTGCTAGTAGAGGGTACATTATTCTGCGTTTTAACGGTGCTGGGCGCATTGTTCTTTCCCTGTGCTTGTTGTTTACGTTGTAAAGCCAATAGACGTTTTCTCTCGATTTCTTCCCGAGAATAACTCATATTTGTAGTTTCATAAATATAACATTACAGGATACAATACTTCTACACATAACCATGTGAAACAAATGTAAACAAAGAAACGAAAAGTTTCAAGAACACGTTTATATCTATATACATTGACATCACAACCAGCTGTGGTAACACACTTTACGCTAATATTGCTACTCGTGTAAAATCTGTCAAGTATTCTCTGACATAACTGTCTATCTAATGTATCGAAAAATGCCTCTCTGCTTGCTGCTGCAAAGGATTTTAAATTGTCTCCACACTCCAATTGTctgtatgtatacatttatCCTCTCTGAACATATAAGCAGTAGAAGTAGAGGTGGAGCAAGGTGGAGAACTATCGATGAATTATCGATAATTATCGGTAGCAAAATTTGAATTGGTATTCGTACAGTTGTAATCGTTTTACTTGACAAATATTGCTAAAATCCGATAAAACTGGATAAAACTAATAAAAGATCaaacttgaaaaatgttttcttcTAGATTAACCAACAATATCAAAATTCATTAGATAAGCATTATCGATCAATGGCTTTGTATAATATCGATCTTGAAATATATACCCTGCCCTGATAACCAAATTCTCGATTTTTGCcagggattctccgcgcgtattagtagctatttttgccgtctaatagcggagggcaatagcagaaggcaaattgaaggcagccagccggccgaagctgaatttgtttaagagggcagtaccgtcgcgtctactgatctgattggctaatatcgttttacagggccgcatcgtcggcgagggtagttcgcactgatgtggcagatgtcagcagcgaagtaatcgagcgcacgaggaagaagatcgatcgacaccaatcgatacgatcagcgtgtcgttcggaataacgcatacggtcgtgcgcaggcgcggcagctccccactacgcacagatgcacattttgtgcacatgcaaattttacttattctcatatttatgttatttttcttagactgcggatctttatgcgaaataaaaattgtccgcatagattgcaagagatggaaactataaaaattgcattgccataccattttctctacagttcaatttcaattcattacatttcgaaatttattgaaatgtgtttatggaaaaaaagtgtcgttcgacggaaaagaaaatttatattttttgtatgactactatacacttattttaatgtttaaatattaataattttaaattcagactactcaatatcagaagggataataaatgaatgaagtaggaaataataaatattatattttttcatttagtttgattatttttctttattagtcaactattagtcaaatttttacaaaccttgacttgcgcgaacacagaagatgatttgcaggacaaatctgataaacaggttctggaagatcagcttttcttcgtaactcctcccgtgaatcgctcgagtacagtgctgctctcaccgcatttcttcttggttgaaaatggttgaaaagaggattgtcttattatacagacctgcacagacctgggcgacgctggctcgaaaaatacatgttgctgttgctgcttctcaccaaagaggactgaagaggactaatcccaactaatcctgactaatcctctttgcttctcaccttctcttgctcagtaacactcaattacactcagtaagacagttccagtccccacgtcatccactccgacaaaggagttgcaggctgcaacaggctgcaaatggctgcaacttgcagcaacatgtgtttttcgagccagcgtcgcccagatctgttatatattcgccaatcacatcatcacatcagtacgactcgacggtactgccctcttaaacaaattcagcttcggccggctggctgccttcaatttgccttcaatttgccttcaatttgccttctgctattgccctccgctattagacggcaaaaatagctactaatacgcgcggagaatcccaggcaaaaatcgagttaatcccaCCTTGAGCAACTCGAACAATAGCGCAGCTCGGAACGGGCCAATTCTTAGCTCTAGGTAGGATTATCCCTCGGCAGGCCTGGTTATCAGGGTATGGATGAAGTCAATCCATATCGATGACAtcaataaatgtttaaaattcaaaactccaaattgtattatattgtataatacacttatcaaattaaatttcacatatttttttccaagtcgttacaaaaataaaaatagtatcaAATGCAGCATCTGGAAAGATCATGaatgaaataattatatatatatatgtatatatcgatGGTGTCGACTATCGATAGTTCTCCACCTCTACtaagctatatatatatatatatataatatatatataaactgaCGATGGATGCCGTTGGATGTCGCGTcgataaaagtcaataaaagtTTCATCTCTAAACATCTCTAAATGGATAAGTACTCTGTGGTGAATTTACAAATATACATAAACAATACGTGCGCATCCTTTGTAAATTTCGTCGTGATCCGCACGATCATAGattgttcctttttttttttatttgttatgtCTTCACAGTTTCTTGAcgataaaacatttctttttgGAAAGCACCCGTGAAGTTGAAGGATTTGAATTTGGTGTTCTCATGTGTATAGATTTTGTGCGTCTTGGACTTTTCTCGTAGACTTTTGAATTACAAAAGTTTTGTGCATTTAGAAACGTATGTgtaaaattcaaacgtttttttACAAGTGTATGATTTTTCGATGAAACAAAATTAAGGTTTGAAATATTTACTATGTCATGTTCGAAGGAATGTGGGACAGAAATACCGATATCCTGTACGTATTTTGCGTTAATAAAGGGTAATTAGTAATTggttatgaaaaatataaagccttaattattttttaaaatttcagcgGACGAACATGAATTCGTCCAACCGAAAAAGGCGGTCAAAATACCGGCTCATATGGCAATGTGGGAAAAATCGGAAGCATATTTTGTAAGAATCTGTATATTATATTAACTTGTATTATCTCGAGCTTCTCATGCTTTCTGAAGGAAATAAAGCTTCGATGTGTAAGACTAACAATGTAATAATTTTATAGGAATATTTAGGTTTTATATTAGCCTTAAATGAGGCTGTTCAAGGAAAAGCGCTGAATGTCGAATGCCCTCAAAGTCCTGCGATAAATCATATAATCGCAATGCTTAACGAGTTCGACGAATGGATAACTGAGATACCTCCAACTGATCAACCTCAACGCTTTGGCAATAAATCGTTTAGGACATGGTACGAAAGACTTCAAGAGGTAAAAATTGATTGCCCTTACATGGAAATGGTTAATCTATAATAATTTAGTAACATTCACATCGTAATGTTCCAGCATGGGATGAATCAATTGCAAAAAGTATTACCAAAAGAAATGCATAGAGCAGTCCCAGAAATAATCGAGTATTTGTACGAAAGTTTTGGTAACCCGACGCGTATAGATTATGGTACAGGCCATGAAATGGCATTCCTAATGTTTCTGTGCTGCATGTTTAAAATCGGCGCGTTTAAACAAGACGATAAAGTTGCTGTAgtcgtaaaaatatttaataggtAATGTGCTTTTTGTATTATATGCGATACTTAATGTTATACACACTGTAAagccttttctcttttttttccaaGGTACCTTGAGTTGGTGCGCAGATTACAATTAACTTACAGAATGGAACCAGCAGGTAGTCACGGCGTGTGGAGTTTGGACGATTATCAGTTTGTTCCTTTCATATGGGGTAGTGCGCAATTCATtggtaattttttcatttatgtatgctatttagaaaataataatCGTTGAAAAAAGTATTCTTATATAGTATGCAAATATTTTAGGCCATCCTCAATTAGAACCACGTCACTTTGTTAGTCCAGATGTTATTGAAACACACAGCAAGAAATACATGTTTCTTGGTTGCATTGAATTTATTTCTAAGGTTTGTATGTTTGTGCTTAAACCACTTGTACTAGTAGTTTACACAAatctattataaacattaaattgATATCGATAGATAATAAACATGTTTTCAATTTATAGGTAAAAGTTGGCCCATTTGCTGAACATTCAAATCAATTATGGAATGTTAGTGCAGTCTCATCGTGGGTCAAAGTAAATAGTGGTCTTATTAAGATGTACAAAGCAGAGGTAAATATTAATTAGTGATCTCTATTCTATAATTCAATGGtaacgattagactgcggatgtttatgcattttccaatattGGTCGACTTTTAAGAAagcggaatgaaataaaatcatatttttaatggaaacagccTTTGAAGATACAAAACTAATGGAAAttgtatcgaattttatattctagccttttttgaatattttcataaggcataaatgcataaagatccgcagtctagtaatgattaTCATCGGATCAGGACGGGTCAAGAATTTTTATTCGGGATCGGGTCGcattctcgaaaatttcgggaCTCTCGAGAATATTAGTGATTCCCGAGCATATTAGGGTTCCCGACCCGTCCCGACCATCGAGTACCTGACATTTTTGGGTTCTTGCACACCTTCGGTAATTATAAATTAACTGATGCAATTACATTACGCTTGAAACATTTAGGTTCTTTCGAAATTTCCTGTTATTCA contains:
- the Marcal1 gene encoding SWI/SNF-related matrix-associated actin-dependent regulator of chromatin subfamily A-like protein 1; protein product: MSYSREEIERKRLLALQRKQQAQGKNNAPSTVKTQNNVPSTSTINNENKSFGTSKPFQNGGDRAASFKAKFGNNSFKSNTKFNQRNERFSPIGTKSFFGQKVCVTGKCCMVSDDRFMLETSSYLPAIIEVCKTVPSRSYDAKTKAWNFNLKDYENLMEKLIKFKTDIQITGLPKTVLQVFRKNGISDSNAKDIDLSQIDSHLLSQLMPFQREGICYGISKGGRCLVADDMGLGKTIQALGIAHYFKQDWPLLIVVPSSVRYQWAEAIYTFLPSVPTHYIYHFTNAKDFIDDHKIVITSYELLVRAIDTFERKTFGFVILDESHALKSIKTARYKAAQCVASHAGHIVLLSGTPALSRPIELYSQINLIMRNFMGYQDYGIRYCAGEKSSFGWDFTGSSNMQELQLLLKHTCVIRRLKNDVLDALPTKKREVVILDADLIKVGTKEMQEMSKKLQSTSLSGKIRHHTLLQYYNESSFAKEKAICDYVSKLFKDKRKCLIFAHHQHILNAVCEVAESMDIKYMRIDGNTKPEQRKHQVDEFQNCEDILAAVLSITAANAGITLTAAQLVVFVELFWNPGVLCQAEDRVHRIGQNEDVLIQYLVAKQTADDYLWPLIQRKMNVLNEVGLDQDFSLKDVNIRKHGFHTKQQTLDYFTSSPKFESATGIETSLETETDESTNELLQDICGTTNETKELLVLDEEDLNFCDWEDME
- the LOC143212540 gene encoding serine/threonine-protein phosphatase 2A activator; translated protein: MSCSKECGTEIPISSDEHEFVQPKKAVKIPAHMAMWEKSEAYFEYLGFILALNEAVQGKALNVECPQSPAINHIIAMLNEFDEWITEIPPTDQPQRFGNKSFRTWYERLQEHGMNQLQKVLPKEMHRAVPEIIEYLYESFGNPTRIDYGTGHEMAFLMFLCCMFKIGAFKQDDKVAVVVKIFNRYLELVRRLQLTYRMEPAGSHGVWSLDDYQFVPFIWGSAQFIGHPQLEPRHFVSPDVIETHSKKYMFLGCIEFISKVKVGPFAEHSNQLWNVSAVSSWVKVNSGLIKMYKAEVLSKFPVIQHVLFGSLLSIKPASANPVGRGSRQVQPTEPPPPPPRK